The following coding sequences lie in one Yamadazyma tenuis chromosome 3, complete sequence genomic window:
- the DIT2 gene encoding cytochrome P450-dit2 (EggNog:ENOG503NUUG; COG:Q) yields MEDTYSKIFTVYLPVVVALYYLSTFLLPPSNFPKNIPTIPFYVSFLGTYTPLDQQDIYNIYLREKLEKYGAVKIYFASRWNILVSKPEYLQQVFKDEDIFAKSGNHIKIPSSVLAAYTGDNIISAHGTTWKLYRDILTSAIQFPNLEPIAKNSERFVNLVEQNIAHHGSSLQIGDMVQRLALQNIGDSMLGLNLKLFEQTNPIIHSKLKLVKSQIFKPLFLNFPYLDTFPIPSRVKARKSVVEFRDYFCNLITSSHTQQSTSGTVSYKLVTALKEGKITEKQFHDNAMIVMIAGHENPQLLLSSLFYVLAKNPTVQETLRAKLQEPEVALDNIAYLNAVIYETLRMYPPLGQIINRCTTQDVLLGRNIRIPKGTYVGYNNFATGRDRTVWENADNFVPERWGTSVEEVSRNYSRAKSNATLPAFHGRKRACLGERFALFETKQCLQKLLKSYRLELDANWVDKITPGGPVSPRLLSIKFTEIT; encoded by the coding sequence atGGAAGATACTTACTCAAAAATATTTACTGTGTACCTCCCGGTGGTGGTTGCGTTGTACTACTTGTCTACTTTTCTACTTCCTCCTTCAAATTTCCCCAAGAATATTCCTACCATCCCCTTTTATGTTTCTTTCTTAGGAACTTATACCCCGTTAGATCAACAGGATATATACAATATCTACCTTCGAGAGAAGTTAGAAAAGTACGGAGCAGTCAAAATTTATTTTGCGTCCAGGTGGAATATTTTAGTTTCAAAGCCGGAGTATTTGCAACAGGTTTTcaaggatgaagatattTTTGCCAAAAGTGGAAATCATATTAAGATTCCAAGCTCAGTCTTGGCAGCATATACTGGAGACAATATTATCAGTGCTCATGGTACTACTTGGAAGTTGTATAGAGATATTTTGACATCAGCCATTCAGTTTCCGAACCTTGAGCCCATAGCCAAAAATTCAGAACGGTTTGTAAATTTGGTGGAGCAAAATATTGCTCATCATGGCAGTTCATTGCAGATAGGTGATATGGTACAGCGCTTGGCTTTGCAAAACATTGGTGATTCCATGTTGGGTTTAAATCTTAAGCTCTTCGAACAAACTAATCCTATCATCCACCTGAAATTAAAGTTAGTCAAGTCGCAAATCTTTAAACCCTTGTTCCTAAACTTTCCTTATTTAGACACCTTTCCTATTCCTAGCAGAGTTAAAGCGAGGAAGTCAGTTGTTGAGTTCAGGGACTATTTCTGTAATTTGATTACCAGCTCTCATACTCAACAAAGTACCTCTGGGACTGTGAGTTATAAGTTGGTAACAGCATTGAAAGAAGGTAAAATAACCGAGAAACAATTCCATGACAATGCTATGATTGTTATGATTGCCGGACATGAAAACCCACAACTACTTTTGAGCTCTTTGTTCTATGTCCTAGCCAAGAATCCTACAGTCCAAGAAACCCTAAGGGCTAAGCTACAGGAACCAGAAGTGGCTCTTGACAACATTGCTTACTTGAATGCCGTGATATATGAAACTTTACGGATGTACCCACCATTGGGacaaatcatcaatagaTGTACTACCCAAGATGTGTTATTGGGAAGGAATATTAGAATACCCAAAGGAACCTACGTCGGGTACAataattttgcaaccggGCGAGACAGAACCGTTTGGGAAAATGCAGATAATTTTGTTCCTGAGAGGTGGGGGACAAGTGTAGAAGAGGTCAGTAGGAATTATTCAAGGGCCAAAAGCAATGCAACATTACCAGCGTTTCATGGGCGAAAGAGAGCATGTCTTGGAGAAAGATTTGCATTATTCGAGACAAAGCAATGTCTACAAAAATTGTTAAAATCTTACCGCTTGGAACTTGATGCTAATTGGGTGGACAAAATAACCCCAGGTGGGCCAGTATCACCAAGGCTACTATCAATAAAGTTTACGGAAATTACATAG
- the DTR1 gene encoding Dityrosine transporter 1 (EggNog:ENOG503NVV1; COG:S) gives MAVKDLPSEKNSSVKEESEIESVPPKEQPAPPLPYTAFTNTRRNIILAVVTCAGFLGPLAGNIYIPILPLMSEAFNVSTSIINGTVSVFMAVFAFSPLVWAALADVGGRKSLYMFSLLIFLVANILLTFLPAHIGALYTLRVIQAIGSSSVLSVGAGTVADITPPTIRGKTIATFMLGPQLGPIIGPILSLATTNGQWRWSFGILSIFTIVVYIAILFLLPETLRYLVGRGECYEGKSYFVKPKLYEKKRTAEDAKYPKPPKLSPLLYFKLARYLPVLISSVAGGLLFASFYGISVTFSRVLTNDYHFSNLHVCLSYLCPGIALIIGSMISGRLSDKLRRNRIAKGISFIPEDRFPIQLIGFLVAIAGFTGYGWTCEKHSHVVSIFVTVFISCFGTTWVLVTNLTYLTESAEGIPASNVAFGNFMRNAGAAICSGIITKLVERMGYGWCFTGLAFVNLGGATFMILLFSKGKHWREKYGYLTK, from the coding sequence ATGGCGGTGAAAGACTTACCTTCAGAGAAGAACAGCTCTgttaaagaagaaagtgaGATTGAATCTGTGCCACCCAAAGAACAACCAGCACCTCCACTCCCTTACACAGCGTtcacaaacacaagaagaaatatCATTTTAGCTGTGGTCACATGTGCTGGATTTTTGGGGCCCTTAGCTGGTAATATCTACATTCCAATCCTTCCACTCATGAGTGAAGCTTTCAATGTGTCTACATCAATTATCAATGGTACTGTTTCTGTGTTCATGGCCGTTTTTGCATTCAGTCCACTTGTTTGGGCTGCATTGGCTGACGTGGGAGGAAGAAAGTCATTATACATGTTTTCCCTTCTTATCTTCTTGGTTGCCAATATCCTCCTCACATTCCTTCCTGCTCATATTGGTGCTTTATATACTTTGAGAGTGATTCAAGCAATTGGCTCATCAAGTGTGTTATCAGTAGGTGCAGGTACTGTGGCAGATATAACTCCACCAACGATTAGAGGCAAGACAATTGCAACGTTCATGTTAGGACCTCAATTAGGTCCGATTATTGGTCCTATATTGAGCTTAGCCACAACTAATGGTCAATGGAGGTGGTCTTTTGGTATACTCAGTATCTTTACAATTGTGGTCTACATTGCAATTTTATTTCTACTTCCAGAAACATTGAGGTACTTAGTTGGAAGAGGTGAATGTTATGAAGGAAAACTGTACTTTGTCAAGCCTAAGCTATATGAGAAAAAAAGAACCGCTGAAGATGCCAAATACCCCAAACCCCCCAAGTTGAGTCCTTTATTGTACTTTAAATTAGCGAGGTATTTGCCAGTCCttatttcttctgttgCAGGGGGGCTTTTATTTGCCAGTTTCTATGGAATAAGTGTCACTTTCAGCCGCGTCTTGACCAACGATTACCACTTTTCTAATTTGCACGTGTGTCTTTCTTACTTATGCCCAGGAATAGCCTTGATAATAGGCTCAATGATTAGTGGGCGACTCTCAGACAAATTAAGGAGAAATAGAATTGCAAAGGGTATAAGTTTTATTCCTGAAGATCGGTTTCCGATTCAACTCATTGGCTTTTTGGTAGCTATTGCAGGGTTCACTGGATATGGATGGACTTGTGAAAAACACTCCCATGTTGTTTCTATTTTTGTGACAGTATTCATATCATGCTTCGGTACAACTTGGGTTCTCGTCACTAATTTGACTTATTTAACCGAAAGCGCAGAAGGAATACCCGCATCCAATGTGGCTTTTGGAAACTTTATGAGAAATGCAGGTGCTGCAATTTGCTCCGGTATTATTACTAAATTAGTCGAAAGGATGGGATACGGATGGTGTTTCACTGGGTTAGCTTTTGTGAACCTTGGTGGTGCAACATTTATGATATTGCTCTTTTCTAAAGGAAAACATTGGAGAGAGAAATATGGTTATTTGACTAAGTAG
- a CDS encoding uncharacterized protein (EggNog:ENOG503NVW3; COG:P) — MSSDTRERNSLKTPSLHETISEVAPNSDSIWSKKKIYRSWLLLCYATGPVASMSRTYVPAAIQSIATLVGRTSQGGVCARRGNDCYVKFGTSWVHSTSYVLYLKAISTAVEGVIAILFMGIADYSNYRKILLCGSILFYGLIALPFAGLTDKTYATMTGLSVLYALLNVTDCVYQITEGSYIPLFMRASSPKGETSEEVRRNIILKRGSTVSVMGIVLGNCGGLTALLIGIIISYGRGGPIANGYHNFLLAITIAGCLTVVFSIISAYFIPSVQAKPKPKGEFLLFLSIKRCISLLKNITKYPQAFIYCISWVIWNVSYSNFLSVFVLLFRSTLGIGSSDAEYTVYTFISYIVASLGSLGNFWGTLGINSKVKIGFKHRWEFWVFEVLFNASGSSLRSMNRAVYSTLLPEGDEAQYFGLEIMLGIATGWIGSLVNATIQDRTNNDRFPFLPNMFLALIALGLYSICDTEKGMRDVEKLVDGDSGSGYDSIESSK, encoded by the exons ATGAGCAGCGACACTCGAGAGAGAAACTCTTTGAAAACACCTAGTCTTCATGAAACCATTTCTGAAGTTGCACCTAACTCAGACTCAATATGGTctaagaagaagatataCAGAAGCTGGTTGTTGTTATGTTATGCTACTGGGCCAGTTGCATCAATGTCTAGAACTTACGTTCCGGCTGCCATTCAATCCATTGCTACCTTGGTAGGTAGAACCAGTCAAGGTGGTGTCTGTGCTCGTAGGGGAAATGACTGCTACGTGAAGTTTGGGACCAGCTGGGTCCATTCCACATCTTATGTGCTCTACTTAAAAGCTATTTCTACTGCCGTGGAGGGAGTTATAGCCATTCTTTTTATGGGAATAGCTGATTATTCCAATTACAGAAAAATTCTTTTGTGTGGTTCTATTTTGTTCTACGGATTGATTGCATTGCCATTTGCAGGTTTGACTGACAAGACCTATGCGACTATGACAGGTTTGTCGGTCCTCTATGCTCTTCTCAATGTTACAGACTGTGTCTACCAAATAACTGAAGGTTCTTACATTCCATTGTTCATGAGAGCAAGTTCCCCCAAAGGGGAAACTTCGGAAGAGGTCAGAAGAAACATCATCTTAAAGAGAGGTTCGACTGTAAGCGTGATGGGAATAGTTTTGGGAAACTGTGGTGGTTTGACTGCGTTGTTAATAGGAATCATCATCTCGTATGGGAGGGGTGGTCCAATTGCCAATGGTTACCATAATTTCCTACTTGCAATCACTATAGCAGGGTGTTTGACAGTAGTGTTTTCTATTATTTCTGCTTATTTTATTCCTAGCGTCCAGGCTAAACCAAAGCCGAAAGGCGAGTTCCTATTATTCTTAAGTATCAAAAGGTGTAtatccttgttgaagaacatcaccaaatatCCACAGGCATTCATATACTGTATTTCCTGGGTGATCTGGAATGTGAGCtattccaactttttgagTGTGTTTGTTTTACTTTTCAGGTCTACCTTGGGAATTGGTAGTAGTGATGCGGAATATACTGTGTACACATTTATATCTTACATTGTGGCAAGCTTGGGGTCTTTAGG TAATTTCTGGGGAACTCTAGGGATCAACTCTAAGGTGAAGATTGGATTCAAACATAGATGGGAATTTTGGGTTTTCGAAGTTCTTTTTAATGCTAGTGGGTCTTCATTGAGGAGTATGAACAGAGCTGTTTATAGCACATTGCTACCAGAAGGAGATGAAGCCCAGTACTTTGGACTAGAAATTATGCTCGGGATCGCAACCGGCTGGATTGGCAGTTTGGTTAATGCCACTATTCAGGATAGAACCAATAATGACCGGTTTCCCTTCTTACCTAATATGTTTCTTGCGTTGATCGCCCTTGGATTGTATTCTATCTGTGACACAGAAAAAGGAATGAGAGATGTGGAAAAGTTAGTTGACGGAGATTCTGGATCTGGTTACGATTCAATTGAAAgttcaaaatga
- a CDS encoding uncharacterized protein (COG:S; EggNog:ENOG503Q07V), producing the protein MILSEANKNFATISITALISAATAKIVDCVSAGEEVSSTDLDDGVYYFQLPSNSSAFFSYNNDNNYTAKFYYAVVGNKVYHTYIRTGGNIIAIPAEELYHTENDVVIYSVEKDNNDNVSSWQLSPNDVEDSAYFSESTLQENRNWDRYAGSSNISSEQPTRNYGSVFGTTSSIDVLGASSTSQHSHDGHENDDDDGESDSEDDAVRNKSKRNLRHKLQMLKLEELVAKDNADDEADDEADDEADDEVEQVQLTGYKKYSKVRKRDRSDVIVNLYYQSGETFMTANYAVVDQGVASIAATTIISDSGT; encoded by the coding sequence ATGATTCTTAGCGAGGCTAACAAAAATTTCGCAACCATTTCCATAACCGCTTTGATTTCGGCTGCCACAGCCAAAATTGTCGATTGTGTATCAGCCGGTGAGGAGGTTTCAAGCACTGATTTAGATGATGGAGTTTACTACTTCCAGCTACCTTCTAACTCTTCAGCTTTTTTCAGCTATAACAATGATAATAACTATACCGCCAAGTTTTATTACGCGGTCGTGGGGAATAAGGTTTACCATACTTACATCAGGACCGGTGGAAATATAATTGCCATTCCTGCTGAAGAGTTGTATCACACCGAGAATGATGTTGTGATTTACTCAGTTGAAAAGGATAACAATGACAATGTTCTGTCATGGCAGCTTTCTCCGAACGATGTAGAAGATTCCGCCTATTTCAGTGAAAGCACACTCCAAGAGAACCGTAATTGGGATAGATATGCTGGATCAAGCAATATCAGCTCTGAACAGCCAACTAGAAATTATGGTTCTGTTTTTGGTACAACGTCTTCAATCGATGTCTTAGGTGCCAGCAGCACCAGTCAACATTCGCATGATGGTCACGAGaacgatgatgatgatggtgaGAGTGACAGTGAAGACGATGCAGTGAGAAATAAAAGCAAGAGAAATCTCAGACATAAACTTCAAATGTTAAAATTGGAGGAgttggttgcaaaagatAATGCTGACGATGAAGCTGACGATGAagctgatgatgaagccgatgatgaagttgaGCAAGTTCAGCTTACCGGATATAAAAAATACTCTAAAGTCAGGAAGAGGGATCGTAGCGATGTCATCGTCAACCTCTATTATCAAAGTGGTGAAACTTTCATGACTGCCAACTATGCTGTTGTGGATCAAGGTGTTGCTTCCATCGCCGCTACTACGATTATTTCTGATTCTGGAAcataa
- a CDS encoding uncharacterized protein (EggNog:ENOG503P9MZ; COG:S) — protein MEVSIVHEYSILYSDRLVQKDKKWVDGFLRYYEFNNKVEILNEDEQLVKGDFKNISFEVGKQYVINKMLVDIIDFNGTSERYISVLLKKEPVSGDSPSVSNSIKQESIPTTIRRSPSMSSLPKPPAIKIQQRSLGLTKTKSITHVPKSGGPSVLSKRKTLIGLQQMSAKSPGLKRPTSPVSKDAKLKFPVVEPIAGRILPRSSIIYKFMD, from the coding sequence ATGGAGGTCTCAATTGTCCATGAATACTCCATATTGTACTCCGACAGACTAGTGCAGAAGGATAAGAAGTGGGTGGATGGCTTCTTGAGGTACTAtgagttcaacaacaaggtggAAATCCTTAATGAAGACGAGCAATTGGTAAAGGGcgatttcaagaacatACTGTTTGAAGTGGGCAAGCAGTATGTGATAAACAAAATGTTGGTGGACATAATAGACTTCAACGGAACATCCGAGAGGTATATTTCGGTACTACTCAAGAAGGAACCAGTATCAGGTGACTCTCCACTGGTGTCAAATTCCATCAAACAGGAGTCTATTCCTACTACCATCAGAAGATCACCAAGTATGTCCAGCttaccaaaaccaccagCTATCAAGATACAACAACGTTCGTTAGGACTCACAAAGACTAAAAGCATTACCCATGTACCAAAAAGTGGTGGGCCAAGCGTGTTGCTGAAAAGAAAGACCCTAATTGGCCTACAGCAAATGTCTGCAAAATCGCCAGGATTGAAAAGACCTACTTCACCTGTTTCCAAAGATGCTAAACTCAAGTTCCCAGTTGTGGAACCTATCGCCGGGCGTATTCTTCCTAGAAGTTCTATAATCTACAAATTTATGGACTAA
- the mrpl7 gene encoding mitochondrial 54S ribosomal protein uL5m (BUSCO:EOG09264K2W; COG:J; EggNog:ENOG503NUAN), which produces MNRTRFFSTVSRLNRTGYSTVEPVHHLVPINKAALRPGLQELLLPKDDIRSPGYKPTNIGQDRVRDYYDAHLKSNLMLQLYIHGEETTDGNKHRSWGTDSPYKLYRKMRKPKGLSRATKDIKPIAPKNIPELTGININLYNREALEDSWLNISSRLQIAQITNVKPKRIFNKSNIVQWKCREGKPCGCKVHLTGEDMHQFLSTLTELVLPRIRTFQGISKKSGDHNGNISFGLSPEDIKFFPEIENFQELFPNLFGFHITLQTSARTDEQARLLLSSLGFPFH; this is translated from the coding sequence ATGAATAGAACCAGGTTTTTCAGTACTGTGTCGAGGTTAAACAGAACTGGATACAGTACGGTGGAGCCAGTACATCACTTGGTACCCATAAATAAGGCTGCATTAAGGCCGGGGTTACAGGAGTTATTACTTCCCAAAGACGACATCAGATCTCCAGGTTACAAGCCAACTAACATTGGACAAGACAGAGTTAGAGATTATTATGATGCTCACCTCAAGAGCAATTTGATGTTGCAATTATACATTCATGGTGAAGAGACTACCGATGGCAATAAACACAGATCCTGGGGCACGGATTCCCCGTACAAGTTATACAGAAAAATGAGAAAGCCCAAAGGTTTAAGCAGAGCCACCAAAGACATCAAACCAATAGCACCCAAAAACATCCCAGAGTTGACGGGTATAAACATCAACTTATACAACCGCGAGGCCTTAGAAGACAGCTGGCTCAACATATCGTCTAGACTTCAGATTGCTCAAATCACCAACGTCAAGCCCaaaagaatcttcaataagTCTAACATTGTCCAATGGAAGTGTAGAGAGGGTAAACCATGTGGGTGTAAAGTTCACTTGACTGGAGAAGACATGCACCAGTTCTTGTCCACATTGACAGAGTTAGTTTTGCCCAGAATCAGGACTTTTCAAGGAATCAGCAAGAAATCTGGTGATCATAACGGAAACATTTCCTTTGGTTTAAGCCCAGAAGACATTAAGTTCTTTCCAGAGATCGAGAACTTCCAAGAGTTATTCCCGAATTTATTTGGATTTCATATTACTCTTCAAACCTCAGCCAGAACTGATGAGCAGGCCAGATTATTGTTGAGCTCTTTGGGCTTCCCATTCCATTAA
- the PDS5 gene encoding Sister chromatid cohesion protein pds5 (BUSCO:EOG09262PMC; COG:D; EggNog:ENOG503NWDV), which produces MALSGETPPKSKLTFSKSIISTPQNPIATKDLVKRLQQLSEELSTIDQENPDLKSFDHIKQDLVNPKLLKSSNSGVQAYVCCALADILRVYAPDAPFTSVEISSIFKAFFNQFKKLSDTHNLYFQQQCYLLKRLAEVRSVVLIADVADSEQLIETAFNVFYDLSNKDFPHRLEPLICDILSEIMAEAEVLPHNVLKLVLDKLLTNNPNTSNITSSKKISNPGFKFSVSICEANADSMSRQIAQYFSEMLYETSQQMDHFKQDSTSKMINMKAIEALKRIHKLSIHIWCYVPGLLQSVMGLIEEELNADDETVRILATDAIGQMIGSSGSSQNFIINYRETWNLWLKKTLDVSSSVRCKWVEQVPMIINNASSLTSEVTTELCRGLNKCLLDSDEKVRLASCISIEKVPFESFTRIFNKDTMEILSQLIRERNSDIRKQAIVTLSNRCNQYFGSIVNNQVIDFGGKNKEESELEESSFKQIPNQLLSLIYIDDKDINSTLDVCLFEKLFPLSESTTQRVNRICQIFQNLNEKSMQAFEAINKRQQRSAEVMETFVKLCEDYAKIGTFADEKENVSESTKKQSNEERSILVNKLEKVAKWFSESISDGLNSFSCLERFFKLKNFRFLYLIRQAVSSNSDFLLVKNSIKELLTKLSNPKSIRVDEEKNAVSTTDMVSVFKLLLFRSSLIIYNKSNIVELLKFSKDSTHKWNPVSKDLLANVSETVPAVFTSHIIDLVDTIKDSETIPSTRAHNLKTLYHTVKKIPTAFPKDKEFGLLLEKLSIHGSPREAEFAIKLIGFSPKKVLLCAQVSEEILPLDIHSSLLPTHLAFLAGLLLVHAQVVEESISDISATLIKSILLSNGEITEDIVNDESFISDSILQENPSQYQSLVNKLLVLKIFTNRLKSLTEREVDEQQFVDTSKPIIKLFVMLVINGGEIVKEVPTPMAYRSRLRLEGGLSLLELARHSKFGESFGVDILNKLVLLVQDENRSVRSEFLKALQMYLSKDEINERFLNLVFFMNNEVDDDLSLTAQTWIKSMIKKSQSKKSIKFEKSLAILIHMLSHNPKFAQEQDTLKAYTFALEVLMFCLHNLLNSENISLLYYLASRVKQFRDATIEQSLYDIRPYPQKVNNVYCVAELCQLIIKEFSEHKNWPTLSWPGKLQLPKEFFTSLLSTSEAHAIITKVYISEELQIQLRGLIKQRLSSGNKKRPGKSNPLIKRIKTNNSKVRVVPKPKVPKALKSTKGGIEGNEPTRKSSRSRKEVNYGGLDSDSDLDMDMDESSDDNDF; this is translated from the coding sequence ATGGCTTTACTGGGAGAAACCCctccaaagtcaaagttgaCGTTCTCTAAACTGATAATATCAACACCACAAAATCCAATCGCCACCAAGGATCTCGTCAAAAGACTCCAGCAATTGAGCGAAGAGTTAAGTACCATTGATCAAGAGAACCCAGATTTGAAATCCTTTGATCATATCAAACAAGATCTCGTGAACCCCaagctcttgaaaagttcTAATAGTGGAGTACAAGCATACGTTTGCTGTGCACTTGCTGACATCTTGAGAGTCTATGCCCCGGACGCCCCGTTCACGTCTGTtgaaatatcatcaattttCAAAGCTTTCTTTAATCaattcaagaagttgtctGATACTCATAACTTATACTTCCAGCAACAATGCTACCTTTTGAAGAGACTTGCTGAGGTGAGATCTGTGGTCTTAATTGCTGATGTGGCTGATTCGGAACAGTTAATTGAAACTGCTTTCAATGTATTCTATGACTTATCGAATAAGGATTTTCCACATAGGCTTGAACCCTTGATTTGCGATATCCTTTCAGAGATAATGGCTGAGGCAGAAGTATTACCCCATAATGTGTTGAAGCTAGTCCTAGACAAGCTTTTGACCAACAACCCCAATACCTCCAATATTACTTCAAGCAAGAAAATCTCCAACCCaggtttcaagttttcagtCAGTATATGTGAAGCTAACGCTGATAGCATGTCACGGCAAATAGCTCAGTATTTCTCGGAAATGTTGTACGAGACCTCACAGCAAATGGATCACTTTAAGCAAGACTCTACCAGTAAAATGATTAACATGAAAGCTATCGAGGCTTTGAAGAGAATTCATAAATTGTCCATTCATATATGGTGTTATGTACCTGGTCTATTGCAATCTGTGATGGGacttattgaagaagaactcaatgctgatgatgagacCGTCAGGATTCTCGCTACTGACGCCATTGGTCAGATGATTGGCTCTTCAGGTTCATCCCAAAACTTCATTATCAACTACAGAGAAACCTGGAATTTATGGCTTAAAAAAACCTTAGATGTGTCTTCTAGTGTAAGGTGCAAATGGGTTGAACAAGTTCCGATGATAATAAATAATGCATCCAGTTTGACTTCAGAAGTGACCACAGAGCTTTGTCGTGGGTTGAACAAATGCTTATTGGATTCGGATGAAAAGGTTCGGCTTGCCAGTTGTATTTCAATCGAAAAGGTCCCATTCGAGAGCTTTACTAGAATATTCAATAAAGATACAATGGAAATATTGAGTCAATTGATTCGAGAAAGAAACTCAGATATCAGAAAACAAGCAATTGTGACATTAAGTAACCGGTGCAACCAATACTTTGGTTCTATTGTCAACAACCAAGtaattgattttggtggaaagaaTAAAGAGGAAAGTGAATTGGAGGAGTCCTCCTTCAAACAAATCCCCAACCAACTTTTGTCCTTAATCTATATTGACGATAAGGATATTAATTCAACATTGGATGTATGTCTTTTCGAGAAATTATTTCCCCTTTCTGAGAGTACTACACAAAGAGTTAACAGAATTTGTCAAATATTCCAAAATCTTAACGAAAAGAGCATGCAAGCCTTTGAAGCCATAAATAAAAGGCAACAAAGAAGCGCTGAAGTTATGGAAACTTTTGTAAAGTTGTGTGAAGACTACGCTAAGATTGGTACTTTTGCGGACGAGAAGGAAAACGTATCCGAAAGCACGAAGAAGCAGTCAAATGAGGAGAGACTGATCTTAGTCAACaagcttgaaaaagtcGCCAAGTGGTTTAGCGAATCAATATCAGATGGATTGAATAGCTTCTCATGTTTAGAaagattcttcaagttaaAAAACTTTCGATTCTTATATTTGATCAGGCAGGCGGTTTCTTCTAATtctgatttcttgttggttAAGAACTCTATTAAGGAGTTGTTGACAAAATTGAGCAACCCAAAGAGTATtcgagttgatgaagagaagaatgCTGTATCGACCACGGATATGGTGTCTGTATTTAAATTGTTGCTTTTCAGATCATCTTTGATCATATacaacaaatccaacattGTCGAACTACTCAAGTTTTCGAAAGATAGTACGCACAAATGGAACCCTGTCTCAAAAGACCTTTTGGCAAACGTTTCAGAAACCGTACCAGCTGTCTTTACTAGCCATATTATTGATTTAGTTGATACTATTAAGGATTCTGAAACAATACCATCCACCAGAGCCCataatttgaaaactttgtATCATACGGTAAAGAAAATTCCAACTGCATTCCCAAAAGATAAAGAATTTGGATTACTATTAGAAAAGTTATCGATTCATGGGTCACCTAGGGAAGCTGAATTTGCCATCAAATTGATAGGGTTTAGTCCTAAAAAAGTACTACTTTGTGCTCAAGTTTCTGAAGAGATTCTTCCTTTGGATATCCACTCCTCCTTACTTCCTACCCATTTGGCTTTTCTTGCCGGCCTACTTTTAGTTCATGCgcaagttgttgaagaaagtaTTAGTGACATATCTGCTACTTTGATAAAATCTATTTTACTTTCGAATGGTGAAATAACTGAAGATATAGTTAATGATGAATCTTTCATCAGTGACTCAATTTTACAGGAGAACCCTTCTCAATATCAGTCATTGGTTAATAAGTTGCttgttttgaagatttttaCAAACAGATTAAAGCTGTTGACAGAACGGGAAGTCGATGAACAACAATTTGTTGATACTTCCAAGCCTATAATTAAACTATTTGTGATGTTGGTTATAAATGGTGGTGAAATTGTCAAAGAAGTCCCTACCCCTATGGCCTATCGACTGAGGTTGAGATTAGAGGGAGGTCTAAGCTTACTCGAATTAGCAAGGCACTCTAAGTTTGGTGAAAGTTTTGGCGTGGATattctcaacaagttaGTACTCTTAGTTCAAGATGAAAATCGAAGTGTGAGGTCagaattcttgaaagcCTTACAGATGTATTTATCCAAAGATGAGATAAATGAAAGGTTTTTGAACTTAGTATTTTTCATGAATAATGAGGTAGATGACGATTTATCATTAACTGCACAAACATGGATTAAATCAATGATCAAAAAACTGCAATCAAAAAAGTCCATCAAATTCGAAAAGTCATTAGCCATTTTGATTCATATGCTAAGTCATAACCCAAAATTTGCTCAAGAACAAGACACATTGAAAGCATACACTTTTGCTCTTGAGGTTTTAATGTTCTGCTTGCATAATCTTTTAAACTCTGAGAATATTTCACTTTTGTACTACTTGGCTAGCAGAGTTAAGCAATTCAGAGATGCCACCATTGAGCAATCCTTATATGACATAAGACCCTATCCTCAAAAAGTCAATAACGTCTATTGTGTTGCTGAACTTTGTCAGTTAATTATCAAAGAGTTCAGTGAGCACAAAAACTGGCCAACTTTAAGCTGGCCTGgaaaactccaacttccGAAAGAGTTCTTTACATCATTGTTGAGCACTAGTGAAGCACATGCAATCATTACTAAAGTCTACATTTCTGAGGAGCTCCAGATTCAGTTAAGGGGGTTGATAAAACAACGTTTGTCTAGCGGAAACAAGAAAAGGCCGGGTAAGTCAAACCCTCTTATTAAAAGAATCAAAACCAATAATTCAAAGGTCAGAGTTGTACCCAAACCTAAAGTTCCAAAAGCACTCAAAAGCACAAAAGGAGGTATTGAAGGTAATGAACCAACCAGAAAGAGCTCCAGGTCCAGAAAAGAGGTTAACTATGGGGGTCTTGACAGTGACAGTGACCTTGATATGGATATGGATGAGAGTAgtgatgataatgatttTTAA